A window of Citrus sinensis cultivar Valencia sweet orange chromosome 7, DVS_A1.0, whole genome shotgun sequence contains these coding sequences:
- the LOC102609240 gene encoding uncharacterized protein LOC102609240, which translates to MSCSSSSGSEDDDEGIDSYRKGGYHAVRVGDLFNGGRYIAQRKLGWGQFSIVWLAYDTRTSSYVALKIQKSAAQFAQAALHEIEVLSAVADGDPSNEKCVIRLIDHFKHAGPNGQHLCMVLEFLGDSLLRLIKYSRYKGLELNKVREICKYILTGLDYLHRELGIIHTDLKPENILLVSTIDPSKDPIRSGLTPILERPEGSINGGSTSTMTIVEKKLKRRAKRAVANISIRRASMGGIELPKPERCLDGIDMRCKVVDFGNACRANKQFAEEIQTRQYRAPEVILRAGYSFSVDMWSFACTAFELATGDMLFAPKSGQGFCEDEDHLALMMELIGKMPRKIAIGGAQSKDYFDRHGDLKRIRRLKFWSLDRLLVDKYRFSETDAREFAEFLVPLLDFTPEKRPTAQQCLQHPWLSLRNSTRDETKNKSNVEKVDVGMSKLEIKVGK; encoded by the exons ATGTCGTGTTCGTCGTCGTCGGGCTCTGAGGATGACGATGAGGGAATCGACTCCTACCGTAAAGGCGGTTATCATGCCGTTAGAGTCGGCGATCTGTTTAACGGTGGCCGGTACATAGCTCAGAGGAAGCTTGGGTGGGGCCAGTTTTCCATCGTCTGGCTTGCTTACGACACTCGAACTTCT AGTTATGTTGCTCTTAAGATTCAGAAAAGTGCAGCACAGTTTGCTCAAGCGGCTCTTCATGAGATTGAAGTCCTTTCCGCTGTTGCTGATGGTGACCCCTCAAATGAGAAGTGTGTTATAAGACTGATTGACCACTTTAAGCATGCAGGTCCAAATGGGCAGCATCTTTGCATGGTCCTTGAATTTCTTGGTGATAGCTTACTCCGGCTGATCAAATATAGTCGCTACAAAGGACTTGAGTTGAATAAAGTTAGGGAAATCTGCAAATACATTTTGACAGGTCTGGATTACTTACATAGAGAACTTGGTATTATACACACGGACCTAAAACCCGAAAATATTCTTCTTGTTTCTACCATTGATCCTTCCAAGGATCCCATTAGGTCTGGGCTTACTCCGATTCTGGAAAGGCCTGAGGGGAGCATCAATGGTGGATCTACATCTACCATGACTATTGTGGAGAAGAAGTTGAAAAGGAGGGCAAAGCGAGCAGTTGCCAATATTTCTATAAGGAGAGCTTCAATGGGAGGGATAGAACTTCCAAAGCCTGAAAGATGTCTGGATGGGATTGACATGAGGTGCAAGGTTGTAGACTTTGGAAATGCATGCAGGGCTAATAAGCAGTTTGCAGAAGAAATTCAAACAAGGCAGTACAGAGCTCCTGAAGTCATACTCAGGGCCGGATATTCCTTCTCTGTTGATATGTGGTCATTTGCTTGCACAGCTTTTGAGCTTGCTACTGGTGACATGTTGTTTGCACCTAAGAGTGGACAAGGCTTTTGCGAAGATGAG GATCACCTTGCTCTCATGATGGAACTCATAGGAAAGATGCCTAGAAAG ATTGCTATTGGGGGAGCACAATCAAAAGATTATTTTGATAGGCATGGCGATCTCAAGAGGATACGGAGACTGAAGTTCTGGTCACTTGATCGATTGCTTGTTGACAAGTACAGGTTCTCTGAGACTGATGCTCGTGAGTTTGCAGAGTTTCTTGTTCCCCTTCTCGATTTTACTCCAGAGAAGCGTCCAACTGCTCAGCAGTGTCTGCAACACCCATGGCTTAGTCTCAGGAATTCTACACGAGatgaaaccaaaaataaatctaatgtGGAAAAGGTGGATGTTGGAATGAGCAAACTTGAGATCAAGGTGGGAAAGTGA
- the LOC102608953 gene encoding uncharacterized protein LOC102608953 codes for MEANICDINHLDGDVLLPPRKRLLAGFKKQSSDGNGNCNDNDNGAVHQPDVPSSSSPYSPSSSEYSSEFNARLNNLLKSTMSSSNLSPEEIAELAESAAIAAVKAAEDARTAAEEKAATATRAITAAKSALDLVASFNEEGASKERHLKKNKLKKHVPVQLLYKKNQLKEDSKTDEELARRLHRVMNSSPRISKNLTSSDLKGHKHKKLKISPASEKIRVSYGGLVLGGNTVCTSSRHAVVGEVDFENEGIFREVYTVDEDEKVDQMQVGSGEAGVSHSKEKALEETSSPGRKRGRLKLKKLPLSYCTSRDRENTKEGMITRTSPLTDKNIGNPPGGNAVPLFSMEPSSDGVMPIEATPWKCQDFKAPECIKQNKVVQS; via the coding sequence ATGGAGGCTAACATTTGTGACATCAATCACTTAGATGGTGATGTCCTTTTGCCTCCTCGTAAGCGTCTTCTTGCTGGATTCAAGAAACAGAGTTCTGATGGCAACGGTAATTGCAATGACAATGATAATGGTGCTGTGCATCAGCCAGATgttccttcttcttcatcaccTTACAGTCCTTCTTCTAGTGAATATTCAAGTGAATTTAATGCCCGTCTTAACAATTTATTGAAATCTACTATGAGTAGTTCAAATCTTTCACCTGAAGAGATTGCAGAGTTGGCCGAATCAGCAGCTATTGCTGCAGTTAAGGCGGCGGAGGATGCCAGAACTGCAGCAGAGGAGAAAGCTGCTACTGCAACTAGAGCGATTACTGCAGCTAAAAGTGCTTTAGACTTGGTTGCTTCATTTAATGAAGAGGGAGCTTCCAAGGAGAGACACTTGAAAAAGAATAAGCTGAAGAAGCATGTTCCGGTTCAGCTTTTGTACAAAAAGAACCAATTAAAGGAGGACAGTAAGACCGACGAAGAACTAGCTCGAAGATTACATCGAGTCATGAACAGCTCCCCCAGGATCTCAAAGAACCTTACGAGCTCTGACTTGAAGGGTCATAAACATAAGAAGCTTAAAATCTCTCCGGCATCTGAAAAAATTAGGGTTTCCTATGGGGGTTTAGTCTTGGGAGGAAACACAGTATGTACATCCAGTAGACATGCTGTAGTAGGCGAGGTGGACTTTGAAAATGAGGGCATCTTTAGGGAGGTGTACACagttgatgaagatgaaaagGTGGACCAAATGCAGGTGGGCAGTGGGGAGGCTGGAGTAAGTCACTCGAAAGAAAAGGCTTTGGAAGAAACGAGTTCACCTGGGAGAAAGAGGGGAAGGCTGAAGTTAAAAAAGCTTCCCTTAAGCTATTGCACCTCAAGGGATAGAGAGAATACCAAGGAGGGGATGATTACTAGAACCTCTCCGTTAACTGATAAGAATATTGGCAATCCTCCTGGTGGTAATGCCGTGCCCTTGTTTTCTATGGAGCCTTCTTCAGATGGTGTGATGCCAATTGAAGCTACACCATGGAAATGCCAGGATTTCAAGGCACCTGAATgtatcaaacaaaataaagtgGTGCAGTCATAG